The Peromyscus maniculatus bairdii isolate BWxNUB_F1_BW_parent chromosome 3, HU_Pman_BW_mat_3.1, whole genome shotgun sequence genome segment aatagaaacctgaagACGCTTGTGTTGTCGTCTTTGGGGAAATGCCTTTTGATAATTTGCCCATTTTCTAGCTGGCTTATTATTGACTTATCTTATATAGTACTTATATAGTCTAGATATGTCTCTTATAAGCAATTTGACtcacaaatattttctccaactCTGTGGTCACTTCTTGAGGTGTTCTTAGAAACAAAAAAAGTTCTGTTCCATAGCCCTGCATAATCCTTCCTCACTGCTTGTACCCGGTTGGCTCCAAACTTGCAGCAAACTTCCTGCTTcagcccaagtgctgagattacagacatacaccatgactcctgaaattttttttaaagattatgtatacagtgttctgtctgcatgtgggACTGcaagccacaagagggcaccagatctcattataggtggttgtgagccaccatgtggctgctgggaattgaattcaggacctctggaagagcagctagtgtgctcttaacctctgagccatctctccagtcccactccttaagtttttaattttagacatcCAATTCATTTATTACTCATGCTTTGCTtaatttcatttctataaattacttttgttaaatgtatgagtgtgtgtctgtcatGTGTGCAGTTAttggtggagaccagaagagggaatcataTGCCTTGAAGatagagttacaggaagttgtgagtcacctgatgtggatgcttgGAACTGAAGtagggtcttctgaaagagcaacaagtactcttaattgctgagtcatctctccaggcccatgcATCCCTTTTTAATGGGACCAAACCATTAACTGAATATAAAAGATTATTACCAGCCCCAGCACTCAATTTAGAAAACTCCtctcagagccgggcggtggtggcgcacgcctttaatcccagcacttgagaggcagagacaagcagatctcgcctttaatcccagcacttgagaggcagagacaagcagatctctgtgagttcaaggccagcctgggctacaaagtgagttccaggaaaggtgcaaagctacacagacaaaccctgtctccaaaacaaaacaaaacaaacaacaaaaactcctcCCAGAACCCAGCTCTTGATTCTATCAAGTAAAGATATCTTAGAACCCCAAATGTAACCTTGTCAAAGTCACAGCAGACTCTGCAAATGTAAGTTTTCCCAGTGTAAATTCTGAAGCCTGAACTCCTATAGACCTACTGAGAACTGGAATCTATCAGGACCTATCTTCAGATGTGCTGGCCTGAAGCAGCCTTCTTTCTGCTTCGTCTATTCCTGCAGCGGTGACCCGTGTCCCAGTTCATTCTAATGCATTTGTGCACTCTGCCTCATTCATTAATCTTTCCTCAATTCATTGGTCACACTCCTGCTTCTGTTACATAGTCATTTCCTCTGAATTAAAACATTCCTTCATTGGGGAGGCGCCTAACACTCCAGAAGCTCAGGAAATtcctgaaacttacaggattcaTAGAGCCCCTCTTCAGGGCTGGAAAGCAGTCAACAGTCCCTAGGGATGACAGACTCCGGTGGAAGCTGCCTGCAAGCTGGGCAAGGAGCTCAAGTATAGCTTTAGTGTGTCATCAGCTTGCCAGAGGCTACCAACCTGCCCAAGGGAGAGAGCATGTATGGCTAGCACCCAAGTCAGCATCCTTCAAGCTTAAAACCACCAATCTTGCCCTGCTAGAACCTTCTGTCGCAGTCTTTTCTCCCCAAATTTTAGTTATCTAAATTCAGTGCTCCTAGTCCATGACTAAATAAGCATTAGATTCTGGGGAGCCCAATAAATAGTACCTACTTATTTAGAAGGTTCTCAGTCAATAATCCTGAGGATATGTGGCAGTGTCTGGAGACCTTCTTGTTATAATTGGACGGACGGTGAGTGAAGTGGGTATTCTACTCCTATTTCATGGTTAGAAATCCTGACTGCCAAGgttgagaaattaaaaatagtacCTTCTCTAAACAAATTGAGGATTAAGGTGAAAACAGAGGGGGATTGTATCACTTTTATTACTGTTATAGATTAGAGCTGAGTACACAGCTCAATGAAGAGTGCTTTCCAAGCATGTACAAGACAATGGATTTGACTCTCAGTTCTGAGGAAAAACCAGACTAGGGGACCTCATAGGCAAGGAAACTCGTTCATACAGCCATACGAGCAACTATGCCCCCTCCTAAAAGACTTATAACATACTGAACATGTGCTCCCTGCAGGACACTCAGTcttaggagaaaaaaaggaagttggCAATGACCATGTTTCTCtagtattgaaaataaaaaggtgAAAGAAGCCAGTGTTATATCATTTAGCAATGTAGTAATATTTATACCATGTAAGTCAAATAAGTAACttgttttagaaatttaaaaattgtttttaaaagctgaagcACTAAAATTCCTGTTAAGTTCAAGATTTAAAGCACTGAAAACATAAGACCCtaatagaatgtgtgtgtgtgtgtgtgtgtgtgtgtgtgtgtgtgtgtgtgtgtctgtgtgtgtctatgcccACGTGCATGCGCATATGTGTATATTCCCCCACAGCAAAGCATGTTCTGATCAATTTGGGCCAGATTAAATTAAGACCTAGGTCAATATcattacataaaaatacattatatcaAAAATACCACTAGAAGACAAACTATAGGCTGGGGATGTTATTTGCAAACTACATGACAAAGTGATTTAATGGTTCATCTTAATTTTCAATCCAACGGAAATTAGAatcaccataaaaacaaacctctgggcatgtacATAAGGGATTTTTATAGATGAAGCTGGGATGGGAAGATCATTCCATGGGCTGAGTTCCTAgcttgaaaaggagaaagggagctgagtagCAGCATCCATTGCTATTTCCTGACTGTGAGTGCAgtgggaccagctgcctcaggctcctgctgccataCCTTCCTTGTGGTGACTCTCTTACCCCTGGAACTATAAAGCAAggcaagcccttccttccttccttaagttgctttcatcGGGTGTTTATTTGCAGCAATGGGAAGAGTAACTAATAGAAATACCTCACAAAAGGTTTtgcaagttgtttttgttgtcattgaTTTTAAAGACAAATAGGTAAAAGCTTTATACAAAtatgtggtggaacatgcctgtaatcctagtgctgaaGGGAATGAGGCAGGATtgagagttcaaaaccagcctagaaggtatggcaagaccctgtctccaaaaagtgTTGGGGTGAGAAGGCctcaaataattcttaaaatacaAGTCAGTTCAAAAAGGTTTTAAATTAGGTTTTGCTTATcaaagtggaagaaaaaaacagaggagTTAAATGTTGATAAGGGTGTAAAAGGTATTGAGAAGCTGGAAAAGTAGTGGGATACAAACTTTCTGTTGACAATATGACAAACATGTACTCTGAATTTACtctaggaaaacaaaaaatataaagaggTAGTTAAAATTACTGTAGCCAATAAGCATAGGCTAAAtaatttattgtaaaaaaaatttaatagacATTACTATTGAAATATTTCACACAGAAGATATTCAtcatttagtctttttttttttttttaatgtacttacAATGGAACCTAAACATTTAGGATAAGCAAGTTTTTGTTAaaatgtacacactcacacaacctTTGATAGGGGTGGGTGTGATCACTGGGTGGCAAAGCCACTTGCTacccagcctgatgacctaagttcaataaTGAGGACCCATAGGATAGaagggagaaaactgattcctgcaagttgtcttctaacctccatacATGCTCCATGGCACTCAGACACCCACATATTTACACCCACAGTaactgttttgggtttttttttgggggggggattaaGTACAGGAAAAGAtggagctggaaagatagctcacagttaagaatacttgttgctctcAAAAATGACCCCAGTTCATTCCCAGCATAAGGTTCATGATCCCTTgtaaccagttccaggggatccaacaccatcttctggcttccatggatgCAAAGCAGgtaagtggtacacagacatacatgccgccaaaacactcacatacattaaaaaaataaaaatgttttcccagtctaggaaaatataaaatgtgattGCTACTTTTTGCTTACCTGCACTTCTACAATATACATACAGCCCatatactttgtttttaataggaATTAGTAAAAACTGAATTCAATGTGGAAAGCTTCATTACAAAGTATCAGAGTTTGAACTCAGTTTTCTTAAGGAATCATTAAggttttttaaatgatatattcaAAATCAAAGCTCATTTTGCTTTGGACTAAATGCTGTTTAAGAATTAagttcaggagctggagagacagttcagcagttaggagcacttgtttctcttgcagagaacccaggttcaatcccagacCCACATATCAGTTAACAACCCACCATTAACTCTAGAAccagggggtccaacaccctcttctggcctctgaagacactGCACATGAAGCAGACCTACATGAAGGGAAGATattcatacacatagaataaaaataaataaaatatttattaaaaaacaaggATTAAGTTCACTCTTAGCAAAGAGGCCAGGAGACCAGCCATTGGTGGACATCGACTCAGCTagccctcttcctccctccctcaagcCTCTGAATAAAATGGCATGCCCTCACCCGAATCAaataaatgaggaagaaaataaacagaaatcaaTATGAAACCAAGtatcaaaactatatttgttcCACTAgatatttcaacataataaataaaatcacaattaaccaaaaacatctttattttctcagtcttttaaaaaacaaaacaaacttcttcctttctcaaaATAACCATGATTAGCTTAGAAAAATGGTGTATATATTCAAAGTATTTCCTTTTAACGGAAACTTCATTTTATAGAATATAGACATTAAAGATTTAAGAAAAAGCCAGAATCTAGCATAAGGAAATCCATTCATACTTCAGGCCCTTCTCCTCCAGGAACCAGCTGTATTAGAGAAAAAGAGTTTATTAATAACACTATCATACCTCCTAAAAAACCCCACGTGATCCTCATGGACCAAAGCCACCTTTGTCTCTCCCCATCCTTCAATTCCCATTTTCTTCAAGTCATCAATATCTGTTAGTAACCCCAGCATCATTAATTGATGCTTAAGAGTTTCAACTATGATTCCTGATAAACTAAAAGATTATAAAGATTAAGAAGTCAATTAATCTTAAGGACCAATGCTTTTTCAATAGATGGGTCGGGGCATGGATCACCAAGGGCTCCCTTCCCATCCTCAGCATGTCTAGGCCATGAATGCTGAGCTAAACAGCTGTTTAGTGAGTTCTGGAATCCCTCCCTGCCCCATCAAAGTACATTGAATTCAAATAAAAGAGCTTTAACGTCTTACCATTGTTATATTATTTCCATTTAGTAAAATCTGGTCTAATTTTGtaatccttcttccttctggTGTAATTtcactaaataaatagataaaataagtCAGGATAAACAAGCATTCAAAGGCAACATTTTGGAAACATTCTCCCTCCCTAAAAACTATTCCTGGGGTAAGGAGACTAGCCTAGTGGCAGAGCAcaccaaggacctgggttcaatccctaacacCAAAACTGTTATTCTAACATATGAATGAATGGGAATTCGTACAATTACAATAATTTTCAGAAACTTTGCTCACTGGTTAATGGTCGCATAAATATAGTGTACTGTGAAGCTTGTTCACACTAATTTCTTAGAAATTCGGGAATAATAATATTAACATAATAATCCTCTGGCCCAACCTCACAATACAAGTAAATAAAGTTTCAGTATTAAAATAATTCCAACAGGTAATACTTTTTTTAATCAATCATTCTAAACCTGCtatggtagtttaaatgagaatggcctccacaggcttatATGTTTGAAAAGCTTGGTCCTCggttagtagaactgtttgggaatggataggaggtgtggccttgttggaggtgtggccttgttggaggcgtgtcactgggggtgggctttgaggtttcaaaaggctaAGTTAtacccagttagctctctctgcctcatggttgttgtctcaacatgtaagcACTTAGCTACCGTTCCAGCTCCatacctgcctgctgctgccacactccccaccatgaAAATCATGGACTctaaaccctctgaaactataagcaagcccacagttaaatgcttccttttataaacggccttggtcgtggtgtttcttcacagtaacagaaaagtaactaaggcaccTGCCTTTAGTTCCAAAAGAGAtttcctcccctcctgccccaaTTCTTTAACTTTTAATGCTACTTACAACTCAGTGACATCTTCCAACACCATATCTGAAATTTGgtgttaagaaaataaacaaggttGAATTCATTctggtttatgtttttgtttggttcCAAATATGTTCAACACAATGGTGCAAATTCAAAAGGCTTGTTGTTGGCAAGAACCCTATCTTCGCTCTGCAAGCATACCTCTTAAAATGCCACCAAGTTCCtggaaaataaacttatttttaatgtaataacCAGAAACACATCATCTGTCTGTAGTTCTTATATTAATACATCTTCAAAAACCTGTACCATTACCACTTTTTAAAAGGATACTGACAAAGTCATCAAATCCTAGAAGTGTACCAACAATTTCTTTATCACTCTTCATCACAATGTGAATTCTGGATCCTATACACTTGTCCACGAGCTCTGCGGAAGGAAAAGCGTTGTTTTGCCCACTTATTAGTTCAACAAACATTTGAGTGCTTACTTTATTACCGtcatataattaaacaaaaagcaGTTATTCAATAACTCTACATCGTATACAAATATCTGTTCAACCATTAGCACGAATGTTTGCCTTAGCTTTCACttacctcttttatttttctgcaatCAATATGACTGTGATTTTATTTAGATTATTTGGTTAGTATATGAAAATGCTAAAAACCATCACACCAAAAGATGGAAACCATGATATTTTTTCCTTGTCAGTGTTTCTACCGATGAACAGTATCGAGCATATACTGGAGTGGACACTGCAAAGACTTTCGACCACAGCCACATTCACTAACTTCACCAGCGCCAAAACATTGCCGGGGAGGGGCATTATGATCGACATCACTTCTCTCATTATGCCTTTGACCAACCTGAGCCTAGAGACCAACCTGAGCATCTCCGTAACCAACTTAACACTGCTCCGCACGATCTGAAAGCAGTGGCTGTAAAGTAAGTTCATTATTCCACAATACCCTGGCATAGTGAGCGAACTGCTGGTTGAATTAATGAATAACGGGGCTAGTTTCCAGACTTCTCTTTGAAGAGTCACTGCAGACCGTGGCGCCCTCCTCGCACAACCAGATACAATACAGGGTCTACCTAACCTGGAGACCGAAAAGGCCAAACTGCCGTTTGGGACGGCTACCCGTGACATCTTAACTGGCGGGCTCACACAGAAGGCCGAGGACGACCTACACCAAGAGGGACCCCCGCCGGCCACCGACAGGCAAAATGGTCTGTCCTCCCAGGGACGCCAAGGGCGGGACGGCCGAGCCCGGAGGGACAGCGACCCAGCCTCGGCCGCCGGCGCAGAGCTGCAGTAACCCGCCCGCTCCTCGGCGAAGATTTTTACCTAGTGGCAGGAGCTGAGACGGGTTCGTGGTCGCGTTAGCCGCCATGGCCACGCCGGAAGTGGCATAAGGCCACCGGCGCAGACTTTAAAAGAGCGCGCTTCCGCCCTTTTTCATAACCGCCTCAGACAGAACTAATCGGAGGCCGATCTTGAGATCCGGGGGGAGGTTCAAATGGATCGCCGAGAGATTCGATAGAATCATTCCGCCCTCTGTAGGTGCCACCATCCCGACAGGCACCGGTGGTGACCCCCAAGTTTTGCTAAACTTGGGAGGTGGTTTGCCTCCTCTACTCCGGAAGACCACAACGTACGAGATCTCTGAGTCGGCTAGCTTTCCTCTAGAAGGTTGCATCTGAAGCCGGGGGTCTTTCTTCAGAACAATAAAATCAGATTTCCCATCAATTCATTCTGCGCTGTCCTCAACAACTACTCATTTTCTTAAGGAATCTGGTACTTTTAAGCCTAGAGGACTGAAAACCTATacaaagcatatttttaaatctataccAGATATtcacaagttttttgtttgttttttaactactTTATACATTTCTTCTTGTCCTTTCTAGAAGTCTAGTTTATTACAGACTTTTTAAATTACTATCAATTATTGATTCACAGGCAACCGCTAGAAGTCACTCCGTGTGTTGTTGTGATCACATTTGGAAAACGCGCGATCACACTTCTGTTTTGGAAAAAGATAAAAAGCTGCTGAGTGGAATGGCCAGCAATCCTAGCGCTTAGGAGACAGAAGGAAGCCACAGTTGCCAGCATGGacaacttagtaagaccctgacacaaaataagaaataaaaaccaatgaGAGCTGACACCTAGCTTAGCAGTAGGGTGCTttcctagcattcatgaggccctgggtttgggccctactttaaaaaagaaaaaaaaatagaaagcaggTAAGTTTTTTACCTTCGTCTGTCTCATTTGCATATGAGGGACTTAAAGATAAACAGTCTAAATATAAGCAATCATAATaaacaacatttatttttacagtgTTTGATAAGCATTCTTCATTCCTTCATtgagcaaacaaaaaaccatcatTACCAGCAGTTTGCTGGGTATATAAAGAAAAGTCTTCTACCCAAGTGAGTGGAAA includes the following:
- the Lsm5 gene encoding U6 snRNA-associated Sm-like protein LSm5 isoform X1 yields the protein MAANATTNPSQLLPLELVDKCIGSRIHIVMKSDKEIVGTLLGFDDFVNMVLEDVTEFEITPEGRRITKLDQILLNGNNITMLVPGGEGPEV
- the Lsm5 gene encoding U6 snRNA-associated Sm-like protein LSm5 isoform X2, which codes for MKSDKEIVGTLLGFDDFVNMVLEDVTEFEITPEGRRITKLDQILLNGNNITMLVPGGEGPEV